Genomic DNA from Gossypium hirsutum isolate 1008001.06 chromosome A01, Gossypium_hirsutum_v2.1, whole genome shotgun sequence:
tcttcttcttcggggGTGAAATCATTCTCTATGTTGAAGGTTTTTCGAATCTCCTCCGGCGACTTTCCCTTTATCATGTCCGCCACCGTTTGGCACATCAAACCCAACAAGCTCTTTATATTCAAAAAGTTAGCCGCCTGAAatccaattttcaatttaaaaaattcaagatCGTTTAAGAAGCACGATAATGGCAGAATCGTAAATAGAGAAAGAAACTAACCAATGTGAGATAATAGAGGGTGTTCTGGTCAACTTTGGCGAAATTGGCATCCCAATCTTTAAATTTAGTAGGCAATTCATCGTCCTTATCATCGACGTGCTTGGTGCAAAACTCGAGGACCTTGGCTAAGGTGTTACCGGTTACGCCGGGGATAGGGATTTCGCCGTCGGCGCAGTCGTCTTCGATCATGTTCTTGATAGTCTGTGATTTAAGCGCCACCGCTTCGTCCACCACGAAAATCACTCCGTCGGAGCTCTTCAATGTAACCTTCTTGGAAGTTGACGACGCCATTGTTGGTGGTTGAAGAAAACCCTAATCCAAACAGAGAGCGAAAATATGATGCTTAAGATTATTAATAACGACTGAGGGAAAGTTTATGCAAAAAGTGAGGGAAACTCGTATGGTATTTATAGAAGGATTTAGCGTACGCACGTACTGAATTGAACCTAATTCTACTCATACTAGGATTTtacaatgaataaaataaaataagtgcatgtaaattctAGTAAATATAAAACTCTCAATTTGGGcctggaaaaaaattaaatttcatctcTCTATAATGCCATCAATATATTCATtagctaatttaattaaataattattccctatatattattttcatttaacaAAACCCATTCTAAAATATATTGGTctaactaattaaatattaatattaatattaatattcaaatcttgactgaatttttttattatttcaatattaatatttttaaaattaaataacattaatataatttattctaaattagttaaatacatttaaaaatgcTTTATAAATTACTtaccttttcaattaattaatgatttttcaataattttattaaaaatttaatttatacaaCTGCCCCATATATTACATAAGAATACACACtaatatagtaataaatttatttgaatattatgCATGTAAAAACGATCGGATTATTATATTGTACATATTCAATTGTTTTACTAACAATTGGCAGTTAGTATTTTGCATGCTTTGCTTTACGCTTTTCCCTATCGATATGATagcatataataaacacaattatttaaaaattaaattattaaaatattaattgtataaattattaaactatttaTATGGTTGGTTAGGACTCAGtccctaaaataattttttttttcatttagaccctttaaattttttaaaattttaaattaataatgatataattgtactttgaccccccaaaaaatgataaaaaaaattgatttaatcttttaaaaatctcATTAAGTAAAAGTCAATTATCTATCCAATCTAATATTAATTGGATGCTTGAATACTTAGAGACTTTCATGCGTTTGTATACAAAGTATCTTCCAACCCTTCTACAACAATTCATTAGTTAATTAGACATTCCCCTTATCTAATCTAATTCAAAACTCCTCTAATAGCCACTCCATTAATAAGCAGGGCTCCCATATCAAGATTTACTGATTTCCTTCCACTACTTTAGTTTTTCCTTGAATCCTAttcaaatggttaaattttatttttactatcataaaaattaaaatttaatttttttccctaaataaatttaatgtaaatgatttgaagaagggtacacttttttttaattattttaatatctcagATGAGTTAACCAATAAGTTATAAAGggctaaaaatgattttttttaaatatatattttaaaattttagagttacgactaaattgatagattttgtaaacattgaggacaaattttattaaactttttagaattagaactaaaatgtcaaaattcataaacattgagagctaaatttgttgaatttttttatatttaggatcaaattgataaaatatgtaaatattagaggtctaattttttattagaccaataaaaaaagcCACATCAATTAagagtgattaaaatatttaattttaaaaattttaacgattaaatttaaaaaaaataatagttagataattaaaatagaataaaaatcataattagatgatatttttatagtttacccataaaaaataatttttagctgACAAAAATGTAATGGACTAATATTTGAGAAGCATGCTTAAAACGTATTTCGGAtgacaaaaatatttaatttaacattgTTTTTAGTGTTAAAAAAGGTGTTTTAATACATCATAAAAAAATGTTATCATATTTCtgtttgtatataaaaaaattaaat
This window encodes:
- the LOC107936971 gene encoding SKP1-like protein 1B, translated to MASSTSKKVTLKSSDGVIFVVDEAVALKSQTIKNMIEDDCADGEIPIPGVTGNTLAKVLEFCTKHVDDKDDELPTKFKDWDANFAKVDQNTLYYLTLAANFLNIKSLLGLMCQTVADMIKGKSPEEIRKTFNIENDFTPEEEEEIRRENAWAFN